The following are encoded together in the Mycosarcoma maydis chromosome 4, whole genome shotgun sequence genome:
- a CDS encoding uncharacterized protein (related to Nucleoporin nup189 (SonB)) — translation MFGSSGFGGFGQQNNQQQQQQQQQQQQQPAGGLFGQTQQPTTPAQTGFGASTGFGSTGGFGAAQPAAQTGGGLFGQQPSQAQNPSFGGFGASNNNASTTGAFGARPAGATGFGGFGAPANNTSTSSFTFGSTPNQQQQQQPAAGGFGSSTFGSTNPATGGLFGVQQQQQPAAGGFGATTGAFGQPGAGAVPAQITQGTATVPYDPVREDLTPSEPIKDRKNWDVQQAITVMPAYGHHSIEELRLMDYQQGRSKGNTGPGATAAPSTGFGFGATNTSTGAFGQPQQQSTGFGATPSTGTTGGLFGQPQQQQQPGGLFGQQNNQQQSGGLFGAKPATTGFGASTSTGGLFGQQQNQPQTASLFGQPQQQQQPSSSFSFGSQPQQPAANTGFTFGANNNNNNNQQQNKPSFGFGASTTQPGQTGFGFGANSNQQQSQTATGFGAGTTGTTGGFSFGQKPATGGLFGATTSQPGQTAGATSTFGGFGANNSAATQSKPTFGFGAGGGGGFGATSAAGTGTTTAPTATGGLFGGASTTQPSTGGLFGSTNTASGGAAGTTGGFSFGANNNQNQSGQTGSTAGFGGGLFGAKPAGQTGTQSATGGLFGSTGTQTGQQGSTGFGAGTSTGGGLFGSTANKPATGGFSFGAGGGSSLFGSNNQQNNQQQGAGGLGTGFGQTQSNTSGGLFGQSNQNSSGATGGGLFGGNSSAGGSSLFGNAGTSNTAGGLFGNSTQNSTGGNLFGGLGGGQNQQASGGLFGQSQQNQQQPGFSQNQQQQPTVQASLDSNPYGTDSLFASNPINGTAGGSTANGASLPFNVAPKNKPPLTTPFRSSPRGANKINRLRGSTPGASGLGSSSFVREGTPGSFREGTPGAHARFGTPGRAGSPALFKGLSDEYSQPLSSQAFVSRPSAKRLVLDDAGENSFSVSRIGRSGSVPHFDSGSSPAVGSLGASAFRSGTVQPTSASRVTFSPALEQRAESVRPGGGDLSFASSLPSRRGNFLGGASSSSIMEDTPLKIVSAAAAKAGAPRQGRDLESSFAAPTSMNAAATNGSAPSSGKVGEYYTEPSLSALRTANYNELAAVHNFIVGRKGVGQIEFLEPVDLTSIEDLNDIVGGIVQIRLKEVVVYPEEDDYDPRNPKDGAKRNFLPGAKAKQGTGLNVPARVSLEACWPADRATREPIKDAEHPRVKQMINKLKNKPETEFVDFEPESGTWTFKVKHFSRYGLDDSDEDEEGADAGAGAKQAAAAAAKGSSGTSANRPASKRLAPMTMDQDGLSDDGSSDADDYDDDDAPPPLRTLDDGDMDSDDGANQAAAAAVAAAKRRQQRQWTPSSSVAGRERDGSATPSRAMTPVGNAAEARRVQVMQASFFGQDDSKSASAAVVPDKPMGASLSHKRTLNLRPSVASLDKPADPQPLTAKDRKIESHPPEPRKATVQEVQQPAKKLRKLDVAKSDAVAADGETLDAGMSLGRSFRVGWGPDGTLVHNGRIVGGGNFGSVSSSAAARMETDAAASANTSTLVLEKVKLFRDAETTAEEAIKAEKLLGVQLEHTNIELDDDGIPTAHTNFATRFRHFASSFEHKDRSFEASLWRLGVALFDEIKLHIPEGAPTATADRIRSMRRKAAVSDWLRHTVAGAVETEARSHIAASRRAALLFSLLSGNQVERAVNAALDAGDLRLATLIAQAGGDEEVRAEISEQLLIWRKEGVDAHITRDHRRVYELLSGNVLVSKGTDSRTTKDPIDQVSDLPICEGLDWKRAFGLFLWYESAYEAPLEHSFERYEAQVAPSASTNAGIAPPLPWYRESSSVGATRLRQLLQKAGGYDRDALFELLKLYVDPTYGLEPALNACAFGASNMDARLPWHLYNLLSRVLQRRDFGDRIELGLVDDGDDGMQDDQDSDGVMLNSQVAKSKAVQGNSARADMLASSYATQLELMGLWKWSAFVLLHLELGESRQAAIKALLSRNVAKLNSERGFLCERLLIPESWLYEAKSYEARARDDRYSEYQLLLKANNWTAAHNVAVLDLAPEAIIRGDHELVSVLFSPFYLEVSGDPADEVAGWADGAALYIDYVAASREIPGLAALLSDRATRDLALEKAERYASRLATLASGINSLLSLRSATASCFTSKAKAGERTLMVARTEMIAGITNLARILVNIATATAGSAAAGVDEEAKAKLEAMGARMLSSGAVSGGKDGEQGGWDTAALEVDAVQAAADDYLNSLIGIA, via the exons ATGTTTGGTTCTAGTGGCTTTGGTGGCTTCGGCCAACAGAAcaatcagcagcagcagcagcagcagcagcagcagcaacaacagccaGCTGGTGGTCTCTTTGGTCAAACACAGCAACCTACTACCCCCGCTCAGACTGGCTTTGGCGCCTCAACAG GCTTCGGATCTACAGGCGGCTTTGGTGCAGCTcagccagcagcgcagACCGGCGGCGGTCTCTTTGGGCAACAGCCATCGCAAGCACAAAATCCATCCTTTGGCGGTTTTGGTGCCTCCAACAACAATGCTTCCACAACTGGCGCGTTCGGCGCTCGCCCCGCTGGAGCCACTGGCTTTGGCGGTTTCGGTGCACCTGCGAACAACACATCCACCAGCTCTTTCACCTTTGGCTCGACCCCAaatcaacagcaacagcagcagcccGCCGCCGGtggctttggctcgtcCACGTTCGGCTCTACCAATCCCGCTACCGGTGGTCTTTTCGGagtacagcagcagcaacagccagcTGCTGGCGGCTTCGGCGCCACGACAGGCGCCTTTGGTCAGCCCGGTGCAGGCGCTGTTCCTGCTCAAATCACCCAAGGCACTGCCACCGTCCCATATGATCCGGTCCGTGAAGACTTGACCCCTAGCGAGCCCATCAAGGACCGCAAAAATTGGGACGTTCAGCAAGCCATCACTGTCATGCCAGCTTACGGCCACCACAGCATCGAAGAGCTTCGTCTCATGGACTACCAGCAAGGTCGTTCCAAGGGCAACACCGGTCCAGGTGCCACGGCTGCGCCCTCGactggctttggctttggtgCTACCAACACCTCCACCGGCGCCTTCGGTCAacctcagcagcagtccACTGGCTTTGGTGCTACGCCTTCCACTGGCACTACAGGCGGTCTCTTTGGCCAGcctcaacagcagcagcaacccGGTGGCCTCTTTGGACAACAAAAcaatcagcagcaatcCGGCGGCCTCTTTGGCGCAAAGCCTGCCACTACCGGCTTTGGTGCTTCGACCTCGACAGGTGGTCTTTTTGGTCAACAGCAGAACCAGCCACAGACCGCCAGCCTCTTTGGTcaaccgcagcagcaacaacagccctcttcctcctttTCATTTGGCTCGCAACCTCAGCAGCCTGCTGCTAACACTGGTTTCACCTTTGGAgccaacaacaacaacaacaacaaccaACAACAGAACAAGCCTTCATTCGGCTTCggcgcttccaccaccCAGCCCGGCCAGAccggctttggctttggcgccaacagcaaccaGCAACAATCGCAAACGGCCACCGGCTTTGGTGCTGGCACCACCGGCACCACTGGCGGCTTTTCTTTCGGCCAGAAGCCTGCAACCGGTGGCCTGTTTGGCGCTACCACCAGCCAACCCGGTCAGACAGCCGGCGCTACCTCGACATTTGGTGGCTTTGGCGCCAATAATAGCGCAGCCACGCAAAGCAAGCCCAcctttggctttggcgcaggtggaggtggaggaTTTGGCGCTACTTCTGCCGCTGGAACCGGCACCACCACGGCTCCTACTGCCACTGGTGGCCTTTTCGGCGGGGCGAGCACAACTCAGCCCAGCACCGGTGGTCTCTTTGGTAGCACCAACACAGCCTCAGGCGGCGCCGCCGGTACGACGGGAGGCTTCAGCTTCGGCGCCAACAATAATCAGAATCAGTCGGGTCAGACGGGCTCCACTGCTGGCTTTGGTGGTGGTCTTTTCGGAGCCAAGCCTGCGGGTCAGACGGGTACACAGTCAGCCACTGGCGGTCTCTTTGGCAGCACCGGCACCCAGACCGGTCAGCAGGGCAGCACTGGATTTGGTGCTGGCACATCGACAGGTGGAGGACTGTTTGGCAGCACCGCCAACAAGCCTGCCACTGGCGGCTTCTCCTTCGGCGCAGGTGGCGGATCTTCGCTCTTTGGCAGCAATAATCAGCAAAAcaaccagcagcaaggcgCCGGTGGTCTTGGAACCGGCTTTGGTCAGACGCAGAGCAACACCAGCGGCGGTCTCTTCGGTCAATCGAACCAGAACTCCTCAGGTGCTACCGGTGGAGGCCTCTTTGGTGGTAACAGCAGTGCGGGCGGTTCGTCGCTTTTCGGCAACGCGGGCACGTCCAACACGGCCGGTGGTCTCTTTGGCAACTCCACCCAGAACAGCACTGGTGGCAATCTCTTTGGCGGTCTCGGTGGTGGGCAGAATCAACAAGCTTCGGGCGGTCTGTTTGGTCAGTCGCAGCAGAACCAGCAACAGCCCGGGTTTTCGCAaaaccagcagcagcaacctACGGTTCAGGCATCACTCGACTCGAACCCCTATGGCACCGACAGCCTGTTCGCGTCCAACCCGATCAACGGCACAGCTGGCGGCTCGACAGCTAACGGAGCTTCGCTGCCCTTCAACGTGGCACCCAAGAACAAGCCGCCTCTCACTACGCCCTTCCGCTCCAGCCCTCGTGGGGCCAACAAGATCAACCGTCTGCGTGGCTCGACACCCGGTGCTTCCGGTCTCGGCAGCTCCAGCTTTGTCCGCGAAGGTACCCCTGGCTCTTTTCGAGAGGGCACGCCTGGCGCTCATGCTCGCTTCGGTACGCCAGGACGGGCCGGCTCGCCTGCTCTTTTCAAAGGCTTGAGCGACGAGTACAGCCAGCCGCTGTCCTCGCAGGCGTTCGTTTCGCGGCCCTCAGCCAAGCGTTTGGTATTGGACGATGCGGGCGAAAACAGCTTCTCGGTCTCGCGCATCGGTCGCAGCGGCAGTGTGCCTCACTTCGACTCTGGTAGCAGCCCAGCGGTCGGCTCGCTTGGAGCTTCAGCTTTCCGCAGTGGCACTGTTCAGCCCACTTCGGCTTCGCGTGTCACGTTCAGCCCTGCccttgagcagcgtgcGGAATCCGTGCGTCCAGGTGGAGGAGATCTTTCCTTTGCCTCTTCGCTTCCCTCGCGTCGCGGCAACTTTTTGGGTGGAGCCTCTTCTTCTAGTATCATGGAAGATACCCCGCTTAAAATCGtttcggctgctgctgccaaggctgGTGCGCCGCGCCAGGGTCGCGACCTCGAGTCGTCCTTTGCTGCACCCACTAGCATGAACGCTGCCGCCACCAACGGATCTGCTCCTTCGTCCGGTAAGGTGGGCGAATACTACACCGAACCCTCGCTTTCCGCTCTGCGCACCGCCAATTACAACGAGCTAGCTGCTGTGCACAACTTTATTGTCGGTCGCAAAGGTGTCGGTCAGATCGAGTTCCTCGAACCCGTTGATCTCACATCAATCGAAGATCTCAATGATATTGTGGGCGGCATCGTCCAGATTCGACTCAAGGAGGTCGTCGTCTACCCTGAGGAGGACGACTATGACCCGCGTAATCCCAAGGATGGAGCCAAGCGCAACTTCTTGCCCGGAGCCAAGGCTAAGCAGGGCACGGGACTCAATGTACCTGCTCGCGTCAGCCTTGAGGCGTGCTGGCCTGCCGATCGCGCTACGCGCGAGCCGATCAAAGATGCTGAGCATCCTCGCGTCAAGCAGAtgatcaacaagctcaagaacAAGCCTGAGACCGAGTTTGTCGATTTCGAGCCCGAGTCCGGCACGTGGACTTTCAAGGTCAAGCATTTCAGTCGTTACGGGCTggacgactcggacgaggacgaagaaggTGCCGATGCCGGCGCTGGTGCCAAGCaggccgctgctgctgccgccaagGGGAGTAGTGGCACGAGCGCCAACCGCCCTGCCAGCAAGCGTCTTGCTCCGATGACCATGGATCAAGACGGCCTCTCGGATGATGGCTcgagcgatgcagacgattacgacgatgatgatgcaCCGCCTCCATTGCGGacgctcgacgatggcgataTGGATTCGGACGACGGCGCGAACCAAGCTGCGGCAGCtgcggttgctgctgccaagcgtcgtcagcagcgccagTGGACCCCTTCCTCCAGTGTCGCCGGTCGAGAGCGTGATGGCAGCGCAACGCCGTCGCGAGCCATGACACCGGTGGGTAACGCCGCCGAGGCGCGACGTGTGCAGGTGATGCAGGCGAGTTTTTTTGGGCAAGACGACAGTAAATCAGCTTCCGCTGCTGTCGTTCCTGACAAACCAATGGGAGCCAGCCTGAGCCACAAAAGAACGCTCAATCTTCGGCCATCGGTCGCCTCACTCGACAAGCCTGCCGATCCACAGCCTCTGACGGCTAAAGACCGCAAGATCGAGTCTCACCCCCCTGAGCCTCGAAAAGCGACAGTGCAAGAGGTGCAACAGCCAGCAAagaagctgcgcaagctcgatgTGGCCAAATCGGATGCCGTGGCCGCGGAtggcgagacgctcgatgCCGGCATGTCGCTCGGACGCAGTTTTCGAGTGGGATGGGGACCTGACGGCACTTTGGTGCACAACGGCAGGATCGTTGGAGGTGGCAACTTTGGGTCCGTGAGTTcgtcggctgctgccaggATGGAGACCGATGCAGCGGCGTCAGCAAACACTTCGACACTTGTTCTGGAGAAGGTCAAGCTCTTCAGGGATGCCGAGACCACCGCAGAAGAAGCCATCAAGGCTgagaagctgctcggcgtACAACTCGAACACACCAAtatcgagctcgacgatgacggCATTCCGACCGCCCATACCAACTTTGCCACGCGCTTTCGGCACTTTGCCTCGTCATTCGAACACAAGGATCGCAGCTTCGAGGCGAGCTTGTGGCGACTGGGCGTTGCGCTCTttgacgagatcaagcTGCATATTCCCGAGGGCGCGCCGACAGCGACAGCTGACCGCATCCGGAGCATGCGTCGCAAAGCAGCGGTGTCCGACTGGCTGCGTCACACCGTGGCTGGCGCGGTTGAGACGGAAGCACGTTCGCACATCGCCGCTTCTCGACGCGCGGCCTTGCTGTTTAGCTTGCTGAGCGGCAACCAGGTTGAACGCGCTGTCAATGCTGCGCTGGATGCCGGCGACCTGCGCCTGGCGACGCTGATCGCACAGGCAGGTGGTGACGAAGAGGTGCGAGCCGAAATTAGCGAACAGCTGCTGATTTGGCGTAAGGAGGGAGTGGATGCCCACATTACTCGCGACCACCGCCGCGTGTACGAGCTGTTGTCGGGCAACGTACTCGTGTCGAAAGGCACCGACTCGCGAACAACCAAAGATCCCATCGACCAGGTGAGCGATCTGCCTATCTGCGAAGGACTCGATTGGAAGCGCGCGTTTGGCTTGTTCCTCTGGTACGAGTCGGCGTACGAAGCACCACTAGAGCACTCTTTTGAACGATATGAAGCGCAAGTGGCGCCTTCGGCGTCTACGAACGCAGGCATCGCGCCACCTCTGCCTTGGTACCGCGAGAGTTCGAGTGTGGGTGCGACGCGTCTgcgtcagctgctgcagaaaGCTGGAGGCTACGACCGAGATGCCTTGTTCGAGCTACTGAAGCTGTACGTGGACCCGACGTATGGCTTGGAACCAGCACTTAATGCTTGTGCGTTTGGCGCGTCCAACATGGATGCGCGACTGCCCTGGCACTTGTACAATCTGCTCTCGCGCGTGCTGCAACGACGTGACTTTGGCGACCGAATCGAGCTCGGtcttgtcgatgatggtgacgaCGGCATGcaagacgaccaagacAGTGACGGTGTCATGCTCAACAGTCAAGTAGCCAAGTCCAAGGCGGTGCAGGGCAACTCTGCACGGGCAGACATGCTAGCGTCTTCGTACGCCACCCAGCTTGAGCTTATGGGACTTTGGAAGTGGTCTGCCTTTGTGCTGTTGCATCTGGAGCTGGGCGAGAGCAGGCAAGCTGCGATTAAAGCACTGCTTTCGCGTAATGTAGCCAAACTCAACAGCGAGCGCGGCTTCTTGTGCGAGCGACTGCTGATCCCCGAATCGTGGTTGTACGAAGCGAAATCGTACGAGGCACGTGCGCGAGACGATCGGTACAGCGAGTACCAACTGCTTCTCAAGGCGAACAATTGGACGGCAGCGCACAACGTTGCTGTACTTGATTTGGCGCCAGAAGCCATCATCAGGGGAGATCACGAGCTCGTCTCTGTTCTCTTTTCGCCCTTCTACCTGGAAGTGAGTGGAGATCCAGCGGACGAGGTTGCCGGCTGGGCGGATGGAGCAGCGCTGTACATCGACTACGTAGCCGCCTCACGCGAGATCCCTGGTCTAGCCGCTTTGCTCTCTGATCGCGCTACGCGCGATTTGGCACTGGAAAAGGCCGAACGGTATGCTTCTAGACTTGCTACGCTTGCATCTGGAATCAACTCGTTGCTGTCGCTCCGCTCCGCCACGGCATCCTGTTTCACCTCGAAAGCCAAAGCGGGCGAAAGAACGCTAATGGTAGCAAGAACAGAAATGATCGCCGGTATTACCAACCTCGCTCGTATTTTGGTCAACATTGCCACCGCCACTGCGGGgtcggcggcggcaggAGTGGACGAAGAGGCCAAGGCGAAATTGGAAGCGATGGGCGCTAGAatgttgagcagcggcgCTGTATCTGGTGGCAAAGACGGCGAGCAGGGTGGGTGGGATACGGCGGCGTTGGAGGTGGATGCGGTTCAGGCAGCCGCAGATGATTATTTGAACTCGCTGATCGGCATCGCTTGA
- a CDS encoding uncharacterized protein (related to SNU23 - component of snRNP involved in mRNA splicing): MSKSTAAASTASGGIANGVGPSRRTWDKDDFTRKAMSREKRQAELDAVNSERRSQGLPPLKRLKSNAPEPELAMQQRRAPLGLERNQGKTVMVDLTADSAKGQTGPGFYCETCRKLLKDNLAYLDHINGRYHLMRIGQSTQQDRATLQEVEQMLDELRSKHAADAERGGGGKATASASYDFDQRIQQIAEQEQKAREEKREKRRLRKQQSKTSISTTHAHPIPTTAAAEQDNSAETAMMAAMGFGGFGSTKKR, from the coding sequence ATGTCGAAATCTACAGCagccgcttccaccgcgAGTGGTGGCATCGCAAATGGTGTTGGACCCAGTCGTCGAACCTGGGACAAAGATGACTTTACTCGCAAAGCCATGTCGCGCGAAAAGCGACAGGCCGAACTGGATGCAGTCAACTCGGAACGACGCTCCCAAGGCTTACCACCTCTCAAGAGACTGAAATCCAACGCACCCGAACCCGAGCTCGccatgcagcagcgtcgtgcTCCGCTCGGACTCGAACGTAATCAAGGCAAAACCGTCATGGTTGATCTCACAGCCGATTCGGCTAAAGGTCAAACGGGGCCTGGCTTTTACTGTGAAACGTGTCgaaagctgctcaaggacaATCTGGCGTATTTAGATCACATCAACGGCAGATACCATCTGATGAGGATCGGCCAGAGTACGCAACAGGATAGAGCCACTTTGCAAGAGGTGGAGCAAATGTTGGACGAATTGAGAAGCAAGCACGCCGCTGACGCTGAacgtggtggtggtggtaaAGCGACGGCAAGCGCATCGTACGATTTCGATCAGCGAATCCAACAGATTGCCGAACAAGAACAGAAAGCACGAGAAGAAAAACGAGAAAAGAGACGCTTGCGCAAGCAGCAATCGAAAACGTCAATATCCACCACTCATGCTCATCCGATaccaacaacagcagcagccgagcaagaCAATTCCGCCGAAACTGCAATGATGGCTGCTATGGGCTTCGGCGGCTTCGGATCAACCAAGAAGCGCTAA